In a genomic window of Aggregatimonas sangjinii:
- a CDS encoding MOSC domain-containing protein — MATPIVSEIYHYPLKSSKGVSMPTAEVRLTGLRNDRTISVIDGKNKVVTGREYPELIHLITKIEKGQLYVKTPSSEIFNIALPSSQSTIEVKLFRNRVLGTLFDAAASEFISTYLKGNFQLIHLGADFRNLAKERGGRNGERTGFADSAPVHLINRSTLNYLNLNLSDKVTSKNFRPNIVIDGFEAFEEDHWKAVHIGGCRFRVQEMTKRCVFTTIDPETAQKDAEVEPLATLAKLRSMQQLPATFGIGLVPKSEGVIAVGDALIVEKVAEN; from the coding sequence TTGTTTCAGAAATTTACCACTATCCTTTAAAATCTTCAAAAGGTGTTTCCATGCCGACTGCCGAGGTTCGATTAACAGGTTTGAGGAATGATCGCACAATATCCGTCATCGATGGCAAGAATAAAGTTGTTACCGGAAGGGAGTATCCAGAATTGATTCACCTCATAACTAAGATAGAAAAGGGGCAGCTGTATGTAAAAACCCCCTCATCGGAAATCTTTAACATAGCATTACCCTCTTCCCAATCGACCATCGAGGTGAAACTATTTCGTAATCGCGTTTTGGGAACACTTTTCGATGCAGCTGCTTCAGAATTTATTTCTACCTATTTGAAAGGGAATTTTCAATTGATTCATTTGGGGGCCGATTTTAGGAACCTGGCGAAAGAAAGAGGTGGACGTAACGGGGAACGTACCGGTTTTGCAGATTCGGCTCCTGTACACTTGATCAATCGCAGTACCTTGAACTATCTAAATTTGAATTTGAGCGACAAAGTGACATCGAAAAATTTTAGACCGAATATCGTCATCGACGGATTCGAAGCTTTTGAGGAGGACCATTGGAAGGCAGTACACATCGGTGGATGCCGATTTCGAGTTCAAGAAATGACCAAAAGATGTGTCTTTACTACAATAGACCCCGAAACTGCGCAAAAAGACGCCGAGGTAGAACCATTGGCCACTTTGGCAAAACTACGGTCTATGCAACAGTTACCAGCGACCTTCGGAATTGGCCTAGTGCCCAAGTCGGAGGGCGTTATAGCGGTAGGCGACGCACTGATAGTGGAAAAGGTTGCCGAAAACTAA
- a CDS encoding ACT domain-containing protein produces the protein MAGETDIFKLIKGMTPRLHSGIYVFCSVKSLQGIDREQTICEFKEREGTTIIIEKHKADELQLSYDYSAAWITLEIHSSLEAVGLTAIISNELAQNNISCNIVAGYFHDHLFLAKNDAEKGMNVLRKLVKKHQ, from the coding sequence ATGGCCGGAGAAACCGATATTTTCAAGCTTATCAAGGGAATGACCCCAAGGTTGCATTCTGGGATCTACGTATTCTGTTCCGTTAAGAGTTTACAAGGTATTGATCGCGAACAGACTATTTGTGAATTCAAGGAAAGGGAGGGAACCACGATAATTATTGAAAAACACAAAGCGGATGAGCTACAGCTCAGTTACGACTATAGCGCCGCATGGATTACACTAGAGATACATTCCTCGTTGGAGGCCGTAGGCCTGACTGCAATAATTTCAAATGAATTGGCCCAGAACAATATCAGTTGCAACATTGTCGCCGGTTATTTTCACGACCATCTCTTTTTGGCCAAAAATGATGCGGAAAAAGGTATGAATGTCTTAAGAAAATTGGTAAAAAAACATCAATAG
- a CDS encoding FAD/NAD(P)-binding protein, with the protein MKDKIEMATVAIIGCGPRGLSALEALYAQAAPSEMVKVLIFEPATNPGAGVIYNLDQADSNWLNVSTRDLGIPARDKVTFETFALPEYPDFQDWIGYSEEKEESTAVDQFPLRSKLGEYLSSRYKSIANILAAEGLLTFIPEEVRHLDVEGDLLKIDTYLGQSYTADEVVLTIGHQPIDLNAQLKGWLNYIDGKDHLEVFVEPYPVERLIQSDKINTESIVGIRGFGLAMIDVVRALTEGRGGHFNILDQTTGAMAYIPSGREPKQLVPFSLDGLPMTPKPLHENIDTYYTLTEKESTAYESFLENAIYKSTPPQSIAFLIDAITPLIVRKYGVVTSHHSKDEEEIRKAIKNWLSDEDFEHDFILSKRNTTRHMTERFVQMATGQGDVSLDYCVGQVWRHCQPIMYRQLSFAPLSDELIAKIVALDERLKRYSYGPPVASMQQLLALLKSGHLTFDFVKNPKIKEAERGWKLCEGTQSVIADIMINSVLDAPQVLEVTTALPKALINDSLAQPLHDDLGIRTRTDGRVETDGPETQAPIAVLGRLAKGTLIGVDAIAECFGSRSRYWATGVFERLNSKQYFR; encoded by the coding sequence ATGAAAGACAAAATAGAAATGGCCACGGTAGCCATCATAGGTTGCGGTCCGCGCGGGCTTTCCGCATTAGAAGCGCTATATGCTCAGGCGGCGCCTAGCGAAATGGTAAAAGTCTTAATTTTCGAACCTGCCACTAATCCGGGGGCAGGGGTCATTTATAATCTCGATCAGGCCGACAGCAATTGGCTTAATGTTTCAACGCGAGATTTGGGTATTCCAGCTCGAGACAAAGTAACCTTTGAAACATTCGCGCTGCCGGAATATCCCGATTTCCAAGATTGGATCGGCTACTCAGAGGAAAAGGAAGAATCTACGGCAGTAGACCAGTTTCCGTTACGATCAAAGTTAGGCGAATACCTATCATCCAGATATAAGAGTATTGCCAATATCTTAGCCGCGGAGGGCCTGCTCACTTTTATTCCTGAAGAGGTGCGCCATCTTGACGTGGAAGGCGATTTGTTAAAAATCGATACCTATTTAGGACAAAGCTATACCGCTGATGAAGTAGTATTGACAATTGGACACCAGCCAATAGACTTGAATGCACAATTGAAGGGGTGGTTAAATTACATCGACGGAAAGGATCATTTGGAGGTGTTCGTAGAACCGTACCCGGTGGAGCGTTTAATCCAGTCCGATAAAATTAATACAGAATCTATAGTGGGTATTCGCGGCTTCGGCCTGGCCATGATCGACGTCGTCAGGGCGCTTACCGAAGGCAGAGGAGGTCATTTCAACATTTTGGACCAAACTACAGGGGCAATGGCCTATATCCCAAGCGGTAGGGAGCCGAAGCAACTTGTGCCTTTCTCCCTTGACGGACTTCCCATGACCCCAAAACCGCTCCACGAAAATATTGATACGTACTATACGCTTACCGAAAAGGAATCGACTGCTTACGAAAGCTTCCTGGAAAATGCGATATATAAAAGCACTCCTCCACAATCGATAGCATTTTTGATAGATGCAATAACCCCGCTGATCGTTCGGAAATATGGCGTAGTAACGAGTCATCATTCAAAAGATGAAGAAGAAATCCGGAAGGCCATAAAAAATTGGTTATCCGATGAGGACTTCGAGCATGATTTCATTTTGTCGAAGCGCAATACCACGCGGCATATGACGGAGCGGTTCGTACAAATGGCTACCGGACAGGGGGATGTAAGTTTGGATTATTGTGTTGGTCAGGTCTGGCGCCATTGCCAGCCTATCATGTACCGCCAACTATCATTCGCGCCACTATCCGACGAGCTTATTGCAAAGATAGTTGCCTTGGATGAACGGCTCAAGCGCTATTCCTATGGGCCTCCCGTGGCAAGTATGCAACAACTGCTCGCCCTGCTCAAGTCGGGCCATTTGACCTTCGACTTTGTAAAGAATCCCAAAATCAAGGAAGCTGAAAGAGGATGGAAACTTTGTGAGGGTACCCAATCGGTAATCGCCGACATCATGATTAATTCGGTTTTGGACGCTCCTCAGGTTTTAGAAGTGACAACAGCTCTTCCTAAAGCTTTAATCAATGACTCCCTAGCGCAACCTCTTCACGATGACTTGGGTATCAGGACCCGTACGGATGGGCGAGTGGAAACCGATGGACCTGAGACACAGGCGCCAATAGCTGTGTTGGGAAGGCTTGCCAAAGGAACGCTTATCGGTGTAGATGCCATTGCTGAATGTTTCGGCTCCCGATCGCGTTATTGGGCAACAGGTGTTTTTGAACGTTTAAATAGCAAGCAGTATTTTCGATAG
- a CDS encoding SDR family oxidoreductase produces MHIILTGATGTLGSQILFQLLANPPSEVFKILLLVRKRNERTPKERIRAILESSFLPKELASGPESLFEKIEVIDSELLWQPSTFLEKEKKYHFIHSAGYVNLSNSENRKEEIFNENYLFTKRIFNTYQNYLAKFVYIGTAFSIGNKGGLIGNDYHTFDNITHRNHYEASKHAAERFLIAQGQEMNIPVQILRPSVLGGNYNGTPRFFISKYMVFYLFAKFFYRNSSNHPVRITALPGRGLNIIPTDYAAAVIVKVLNTDIKQLNIVHSKGTDTYSGMAKILKTVGFKTFSITPNNIDHRTGYKNKLEMIYHRTIGAALTPYLISEQNEWDTQLLESILPIPDYSLETYLTNTIKYAKAGNFEDQQW; encoded by the coding sequence ATGCATATCATACTTACAGGTGCCACGGGCACTTTGGGATCTCAAATACTATTTCAATTGCTGGCCAATCCTCCGTCAGAGGTTTTTAAAATACTCCTTTTGGTGCGCAAAAGAAACGAACGTACACCAAAAGAAAGGATTCGAGCGATATTAGAAAGCAGTTTTTTGCCAAAAGAGCTCGCTTCCGGTCCCGAGTCGCTTTTCGAAAAAATAGAAGTTATCGATTCCGAACTTTTATGGCAGCCTTCCACTTTTTTGGAAAAAGAAAAGAAGTATCACTTTATTCATTCGGCCGGCTATGTCAACCTTTCTAACAGCGAAAACCGAAAGGAAGAAATATTCAATGAAAATTACCTGTTTACCAAACGTATTTTTAATACGTACCAGAATTACTTGGCTAAATTCGTTTATATCGGCACGGCCTTTTCGATAGGTAATAAAGGTGGTCTTATTGGAAATGATTACCATACTTTCGACAACATCACACACAGAAATCATTACGAAGCCTCAAAACATGCCGCGGAACGATTTTTGATCGCACAAGGGCAAGAAATGAACATTCCCGTTCAGATTCTAAGGCCTAGTGTGCTGGGTGGCAATTACAATGGTACCCCTCGCTTTTTTATTTCCAAATACATGGTCTTTTACCTTTTCGCCAAATTTTTCTATCGCAATTCCTCAAACCATCCCGTTCGTATTACCGCATTACCAGGTCGCGGACTGAACATCATTCCGACCGACTATGCGGCCGCGGTAATCGTAAAAGTTTTGAATACCGATATCAAACAGCTGAATATTGTGCATTCCAAAGGAACTGACACTTATAGCGGAATGGCTAAAATCTTAAAAACCGTAGGCTTTAAGACGTTCAGTATTACACCGAACAATATCGATCATCGCACGGGTTACAAAAATAAGCTAGAGATGATCTATCATCGAACCATAGGAGCGGCCCTTACTCCCTACCTTATTTCGGAACAAAACGAATGGGACACTCAGCTTCTGGAAAGTATTTTGCCCATACCCGACTATTCCTTGGAAACCTATTTAACGAATACCATCAAATATGCCAAGGCGGGGAATTTCGAAGACCAGCAATGGTGA